TCAAATAGTTTTTCACTGTCTCGTACTACATCAAAAAAAGCTTGTCCATTCAATTTTACAGAACGGCGATCTTTCGCATAATCCGTCGAATAGCTTAATGTGGAACCTGAATTCAACCAAACCTTGGTACCATCCGGCAGACTAACCTCCGCCTTTTGACCAACAGGAGCTGTAAATGAAACCAATTTTACCTCTTCCTCTTCTTTTGGGAAAAGTGTAGAAAGTGAAAATCCCAGCACTAATGCTAATATAGCTGCAACACCTACAGTACGATATAATAAACGGCGAGTATACATCTTTACAGGTTTTGCCAAACGCAGGTTATCCATAATTTTTCCCCATACCTGTTCTTTATCAGGAATCACCGTATTCAAATCTGCATGAGCGATTTGCCAACTTTCACATAACTCCTGAAACTCTTGTTCATGTCCAATATCGGCATTCCGCCATTTCACGAGTTGTTTCTCCTCCTGCAATGAAGCTGTTCCCGATAAATATTTGGTTATGATAATATAAATGTCTTCCATATCAGTTATGTTTTATAAACTCTTTTATTAAATAGACCCGTAGCTTTTGAATTACCCTGAAAAACATCTGATATTTTTTTATAATGTAGATAAACGAACCTCTTTTTCTGATTTAACCAAGGATGATAATCTACTTAGAGATTGCCCGAAAAGTCCCTAAAAGAAAAATCACCCTTACTACAATATGTTGTAGCAAAGGTGATTTTATCAGATCAAGTCTTTAGGACAACCTCCAATATAGTCAATATTGAGGAGATATCTCAAATTTTGAATCGTTCTATCCTTTTTTCACATAAATATATATCTTTATTCCTCAAATTATAACAACGTTACTTTTGAACCACAATTTTCAACTTGCATGTGCGCCCGTAAAGTAATGCCACACCATCATAGGTGAGTCCGGTTATACCAGCTCCCGAATAGGCTGGTCCCTGGCTTCCTACCACTCCTGTAGGAGTAGCTATTTTACATCCTCCGGCAACTAGCGCATCTGTATCGTTTGCGGCTTCAATAACATGAATGACACCATATTTGCCTGCCGCAGTAACAAAGGCAATATAAGTACCGTCCTTTATCTGCAAACTACAAGGATCATTCGGGTATCCATCAGACGCATTGACCCTTTGCATTAACATATCAGTACCTCCTTTAGCTATACTTTGCAACACATTCAATGCTTCAAAAGTATTAACATCCGAAGCCGCGTTCTCCATCATCACATCAATACCAAGGTCAGTAACCTTATCATCTGGAATAAGAGTAAACAACGTTTTGTTAGTAACAACGCCTGCCGGTTTGATCCAGTTATCCACATCATAACGCCGTCCCACTGGTCCTCCAATAATTCTTGATGCACTGACATAAGAGAAACCTCTATTTTTAACGGCTACAAACTCCGGATTTCTCCATATATTGATGAAAGCAAAGTCTACACTGTTTGCCTTTGAGCCATATCCTTTAATTTCCTTCAGGCTTAATACATGCTTTTGCACACCTTGTATCATTATTCCTTCTATGGAGAAAATATAAGGTTGATCCGGTTCTACCGAATGTTCCCATTCGGGTGCCATTTCGATATCGTTGAAAACAAGCGCAACGTTATTGTCAACACCCTCAAGACCTTCGATATTGATAATCTTTTCCTCTTTCAACCCTTCTATATCTTCCACCACGATCTTGATTCCATTGGTATCTTTATTGTCTACGACAGTTTTCAGGATAAATTCCATTTCCAGCGGATTACCTGATACCGGAATAGTTGTATATTCCTTCAGTTCACCCAGTACCTTATTATACAACGTATGCTTTACAGACTTAATACCTACAGCAGAACGGATCACTACAGACAGAGAAACCTCTTCATCGGGTACTAAAACAGGGAAATCTGATGGTTCGGTGAATATCTGGGATGGAAGTTTAGTTATCTTTTTAATAGGTATTACCTTTTGTGCCGTTTTTGTCAAAACGTCCGTTGATGTTACCAGTATCCCGGCTGCTTCACGCGTATTGACCTTGACATTCAAGTCAAATTCAAGTGTCATATCAGTTTGCAGAGTATCTATCTTTAAACGTTGACGTTCAGTCGCGTTTATCTCTTCATATTCTCCATTTTCATCCATCTTCAACAAGGTAGCATATATACTATGTATACCCACAGCAGAGAAACTTCTGGCAGATACAGTCACCGTCGAGTTATACTCCACCACATCTATTTCGGAAGGAGAAGTGAGTTCTACAGTAGGTGGCGGATACGCGTTGTCGTCCGAATAATCAGACTCACTATCACTACAATTTGTCAACAACAAACCCCATGGAAGGGCAAGTATCAGGATCATTATATTTTTGATATATTGCTTCATGACCGTTCATTTTTTATTTTAAAGATTCGATTTGTAATTGAAAACAATGTAAATCTCCGCTTACACTTGTTTCGGTTACCCCCCTAAAAGCCCATTTGTGTGAAGTCAGGACAAATATACAATACTCGGAGTCTCTATTTCTATTTTCCACTTCTACGAAAGAATAGGTATCAGAAGTTAAGTTAGAAGTAATTACCGACTCAAGATTAGGCAATAACGCACGTTTAACAGTGCCTACCAGAACCGTCTGTTCGTTTACCTTTTTCTTGAAAACGTCGACAGCCGGAGCTATCAGGTCTTCACTATTTAATGATACAGAACAGAAGAGCATATCTATTCCGTTCACTGCTTCTGTTTTTGTTTCAAGATATCTGCAATCGTTTTTTACTACATATTGTGTCATTTCGGAAATAGTAGAAGGAAAAAGAACCGTACTACCGATTATCTTTTTTTCTCCGTTACTATAGCTGACAGGCACAAACACCGGCACTTTCTTACTCTCTCTAGCAGTCTCCGTACCCGTATTTATGATTGCAGTTTGTCCATAGACAGCGTTCGTCCTGTCCAACAATGCCACTGCATGAACCGTGTTTCTGATAGATGACGCCACCTCTTTATAACTACAAGAGCTAAATAAATTTTGCTCTGACAAGTGCGCATAAACCAATACGTTAGTTGTTCTGAACCGGTTCCATTCCGGAATATCTTCTCCCTTGTTATCCTCATCACTACACGAAACGAACAGACAAGAGATGACACATATAAATAGCAGATATAGATAGTTTGATTTCATATTTCATTCATTTTACAAATTCAACTTCAGCAAACAAAGCCCTGTGGTCAGAAACTTCCGGATTAGATAAAACTTTAAACGACTTCACTTTCCACTTATTCTGTGGAAGTCCGAATATATAATCAATCTTGATTGTCGGCTGATCTGCCGGATAGGTGAACGTATCATCGCAGATTCTCTGCCAGTTCTTCATGACTTCACAAATCACATTAGAGTCGGTCCTGGCATTAAAATCTCCCCCCAGCAACGTCGGGGTATCTCCCGTACCAATCCGCTCATTAATCTGTTCGGCCATCGCGCTCCTTATCAGGTCCGTCGAATGATCCAGGTGAGTCGTTCCTATCCTGATTATGTCTGAAGTTCCCGGTTCCTGAATATCTACATACAATAATGTCCGGGGTTCTTTGGCTCCGTCTATACCTTCAAAGGTTTTGTTATTGATATAAACAAAAGGATATTTTGAGAGTATGGCCACTCCATATTCTCCACCACCAGTATCCATCGCTTTCCCGAAGACGGAAAACAATCCCAACTCCGCAGCCAGCTGAGTGGTGAAATCTTGATTTTTATTCCTTTTCGTGTTGTAATCTATCTCTTGCAACATTACAACATCCGGATTGTATTTCCTGATAAATACAGCATACTCCTTCACCGAGTAACCAGTCATCTGTCCGGACATCCGGCAATTATAGCTCATTATTTTAAGAGCCTGCGCATACGTACTTTGATACGCAAAGAAGAAAAGGCATACCCATACAATGGGCTTTAAAAGTGCTTTCATAAATTTGGTTTTGTTATTAGATTAAGTTTACTTATTCAATGGTATATGTATATTCTGATATTTTTTTAAAGCTAACCGGTGTTATGGATTGCATCACCTCCAACACATAGTTCAAGTCGTTTCCTTTACAAACGAAGTTGTACGTAAACGAAGCAATCTTTTCGTTTTTAACTGTAATCTCTATATCAAAATGCCGCGAGAGTGTTGTAAGCACTTCTTTCAGTGACGCATTTCTGAAAATAAGCCGGTTGCTCTTCCAACTCGAAGCATCATCGTGATATCTATCAGTTTTTATCCTTAGTACATTGCTTCTTTTTTCATAAACTGCAGTTTGTCCGGGAAGCACTTGTTGCATAGGTCTACGGCTTTTCACATGTCCGATATTTATACTCCCTTTGTCGAGTGTAGTTTTAATTACCTTATCCGAAGCATATGCTTTTACATTGAAACACGTTCCCGTCACCTGTATTTTTACATTCTCGGCAAACACCTGAAAAGGTGATTTCTTGTTTTCAGCTATCTCAAAATAAGCCTCTCCTTCCAGCGTAACATTCCTGTTGTATTTTGCAAACTGTTCCGGATAGGTCAATTTAGAATCGGCATTTAACCACACCCGGCTACCATCAGGAAGTAATACGAGTAGCTTCTCACCCCTTACAGCACAGACCTCCCGATAAACAAGGTTTGCCTCACTACGACTTTGATAGAAATTATATCCTACACCTATCACTAGCAAAACAATTGCACAAGCTACCGTCCACTTAAAGAACAATGGCATCCTTATTCTCCTGTTCTTTCGTTTTTCTTCCCGCATCACGGCTTCCTGAATATTCTTATAAATGCGATATTCATCAAAAGGAGGCAATTCTCTGTCGCCCAATTCGAGCTGTTTGCCTTCTATTATCCTTTGAATGTCGTCATCCATATATTTCCCGATGCCGTCAACTATTTCAAAGTCCTGACTTGTATGTTTCTTTTT
The Bacteroides luhongzhouii DNA segment above includes these coding regions:
- a CDS encoding FecR family protein, with translation MKSKKKHTSQDFEIVDGIGKYMDDDIQRIIEGKQLELGDRELPPFDEYRIYKNIQEAVMREEKRKNRRIRMPLFFKWTVACAIVLLVIGVGYNFYQSRSEANLVYREVCAVRGEKLLVLLPDGSRVWLNADSKLTYPEQFAKYNRNVTLEGEAYFEIAENKKSPFQVFAENVKIQVTGTCFNVKAYASDKVIKTTLDKGSINIGHVKSRRPMQQVLPGQTAVYEKRSNVLRIKTDRYHDDASSWKSNRLIFRNASLKEVLTTLSRHFDIEITVKNEKIASFTYNFVCKGNDLNYVLEVMQSITPVSFKKISEYTYTIE
- a CDS encoding FecR family protein, with protein sequence MEDIYIIITKYLSGTASLQEEKQLVKWRNADIGHEQEFQELCESWQIAHADLNTVIPDKEQVWGKIMDNLRLAKPVKMYTRRLLYRTVGVAAILALVLGFSLSTLFPKEEEEVKLVSFTAPVGQKAEVSLPDGTKVWLNSGSTLSYSTDYAKDRRSVKLNGQAFFDVVRDSEKLFDVSVGDVKVLVHGTAFDINGYGDNSELEVVLLRGHVTVVSAATDKLLADMKPNQKAIIPMQGVEKCKLAACDAEIESVWRLGKLKIENESLTDVVRKMERWYGVKIQLHNVQENKRYWMTIKTESLREMLEIVNRVTPIAYTINGEEVRITGRK
- a CDS encoding endonuclease/exonuclease/phosphatase family protein; the protein is MKALLKPIVWVCLFFFAYQSTYAQALKIMSYNCRMSGQMTGYSVKEYAVFIRKYNPDVVMLQEIDYNTKRNKNQDFTTQLAAELGLFSVFGKAMDTGGGEYGVAILSKYPFVYINNKTFEGIDGAKEPRTLLYVDIQEPGTSDIIRIGTTHLDHSTDLIRSAMAEQINERIGTGDTPTLLGGDFNARTDSNVICEVMKNWQRICDDTFTYPADQPTIKIDYIFGLPQNKWKVKSFKVLSNPEVSDHRALFAEVEFVK